The genomic stretch GATTCAATGCTTGGCTTTGCTGCCGGCGTAATGATTGCTGCGAGCTTCTGGTCTCTTCTCGCACCAGGCATAGAGATGGCGGAACAGTTGGGGCATACCCCATGGCTGACCGCGGTCATCGGATTTATGGGTGGCGGGGTTTTTATGAGACTGACTGATAAATTCCTGCCCCACCTTCATCCAGGCCTCAGTGTTGATAAAAGTGAAGGGGTGAAGACTTCATGGCAACGAAGTACCCTTCTGGTACTTGCCATAACCCTCCACAATATACCTGAGGGTCTGGCTGTCGGTGTCGCTTTTGGAGCTGTAGCGGCTAATCTTCCTTCTGCAACAATTGGAGGAGCAATTGCTTTGGCAATCGGCATTGGGATTCAAAACTTTCCTGAAGGTGCCGCTGTATCAATACCATTGAGAAGAGAAGGGATGACTAAAGGGAAAAGTTTTTTCATAGGGCAAGCTTCCGGTATGGTTGGACCCATTGCTGGAGTTATCGGAGCTTTATTTGTCATGAAAATGCAAAACATTCTACCATATGCTCTCTGTTTTGCTGCAGGAGCCATGATTTTTGTCGTGGTGGAGGAACTTATCCCGGAATCTCAAAAAAATTATAAAAACATCGATCTGGTAACAATGACAACAATGATCGGTTTTTCGGTAATGATGATTCTTGACGTGGCTTTTGGGTGATGAGGAACCAGGTCAAGTCTATGTTCAAATAAGAG from Anaerolineae bacterium encodes the following:
- a CDS encoding ZIP family metal transporter, whose amino-acid sequence is MSYFFQQFDPVTQAFIATLFTWGVTAAGAALVFFTRAVDQKVMDSMLGFAAGVMIAASFWSLLAPGIEMAEQLGHTPWLTAVIGFMGGGVFMRLTDKFLPHLHPGLSVDKSEGVKTSWQRSTLLVLAITLHNIPEGLAVGVAFGAVAANLPSATIGGAIALAIGIGIQNFPEGAAVSIPLRREGMTKGKSFFIGQASGMVGPIAGVIGALFVMKMQNILPYALCFAAGAMIFVVVEELIPESQKNYKNIDLVTMTTMIGFSVMMILDVAFG